In Streptococcus sp. SN-1, a single genomic region encodes these proteins:
- a CDS encoding MarR family winged helix-turn-helix transcriptional regulator yields the protein MIEIQDLLYQLRLSEQASTQLFEKRLGISLTRYQILLFLLKHSPCNQIAVQERLKIDQAALTRHFKILEKEGLVERHRNPENQREVLVEATKYAKEQLVVNPPLKHIKVKEAMESILTESERTELSRLLNKLVLGIENIEI from the coding sequence ATGATAGAGATTCAAGATCTGCTTTATCAACTCCGCTTGTCTGAGCAAGCGAGCACGCAATTGTTTGAAAAAAGACTTGGGATTAGTTTGACACGGTATCAGATTTTATTATTTTTGTTGAAGCATTCCCCTTGTAATCAAATAGCGGTTCAGGAGCGTTTGAAGATTGATCAGGCCGCCTTGACACGACATTTCAAAATTCTGGAAAAGGAAGGTTTGGTGGAGCGTCATCGTAATCCTGAAAATCAGCGAGAAGTGTTGGTAGAGGCTACGAAGTATGCCAAGGAGCAGTTAGTGGTGAATCCTCCTCTGAAGCATATCAAGGTTAAAGAAGCGATGGAAAGTATCTTAACAGAGTCTGAAAGAACAGAACTCAGCCGTTTATTAAATAAATTGGTTTTGGGTATTGAGAATATAGAGATCTAA
- a CDS encoding LysM peptidoglycan-binding domain-containing protein has translation MKKRILLASTVALSFAPVLATQAEELLWTARSVEQIQNDLTKTDNKTSYTVQYGDTLSTIAEALGVDVTVLANLNKITNMDLIFPETVLTTTVNEAEEVTEVEIKTPQVASSEEVTTATADLTTNQVTVDDQTVQVADLSQPIVEAPKAVETTRTKEVATSSEVAETVATAEEVAPSTGTSVPEEQTAETSNVVAEAAPQATTQAEKQETQASPQVESAGEATTTPVKEKTTETPATSAEEAKEVASSNEATAAVSTYQPEEAKTVSTTYVAPAAPDYTGLAVAKSENAGLQPQTAAFKEEIANLFGITSFSGYRPGDSGDHGKGLAIDFMVPESSELGDKIAEYAIQNMASRGISYIIWKQRFYAPFDSKYGPANTWNPMPDRGSVTENHYDHVHVSMNG, from the coding sequence ATGAAGAAAAGAATATTATTAGCCTCAACAGTAGCCTTGTCATTTGCCCCAGTATTGGCAACCCAAGCAGAAGAACTTCTTTGGACTGCACGTAGTGTTGAGCAAATCCAAAACGATTTGACTAAAACAGACAACAAAACAAGTTATACCGTTCAGTATGGTGATACTTTAAGCACCATTGCAGAAGCCTTGGGTGTAGATGTCACAGTTCTTGCGAATTTGAATAAAATCACTAATATGGACTTGATTTTCCCAGAAACTGTTTTGACAACGACTGTCAATGAAGCAGAAGAAGTCACAGAAGTTGAAATCAAAACACCTCAAGTAGCTTCTAGTGAAGAAGTGACAACTGCGACAGCAGATTTGACAACCAATCAAGTGACCGTTGATGATCAAACTGTTCAGGTTGCAGACCTTTCTCAACCGATTGTAGAAGCACCAAAAGCAGTAGAAACTACAAGAACAAAAGAAGTGGCAACAAGTTCAGAAGTTGCAGAGACAGTTGCTACTGCAGAAGAAGTGGCACCATCTACAGGAACTTCTGTCCCAGAAGAGCAAACAGCCGAAACAAGCAATGTAGTTGCAGAAGCAGCTCCTCAGGCAACGACTCAAGCTGAGAAGCAAGAAACACAAGCAAGCCCTCAAGTTGAATCAGCAGGGGAAGCAACTACAACGCCAGTAAAAGAAAAAACAACCGAAACACCTGCAACAAGTGCAGAAGAAGCAAAAGAAGTAGCCTCATCAAATGAAGCTACAGCAGCAGTTTCTACTTATCAACCAGAAGAGGCGAAAACAGTTTCAACAACTTACGTGGCTCCAGCTGCGCCCGATTATACTGGACTGGCAGTAGCAAAATCTGAAAATGCAGGCCTTCAACCACAAACAGCTGCCTTTAAAGAAGAAATTGCCAACTTGTTTGGCATCACATCCTTTAGTGGTTACCGTCCAGGAGACAGTGGAGATCACGGAAAAGGTTTGGCTATCGATTTTATGGTGCCAGAAAGCTCAGAACTAGGGGATAAGATTGCGGAATATGCTATTCAAAACATGGCCAGCCGTGGTATTAGTTATATCATCTGGAAACAACGTTTCTATGCTCCATTCGATAGCAAATATGGACCAGCTAATACTTGGAACCCAATGCCAGACCGTGGTAGCGTGACAGAAAACCACTATGACCACGTTCACGTTTCAATGAATGGATAA
- a CDS encoding HAD family hydrolase — protein sequence MQKTAFIWDLDGTLLDSYEAILSGIEETFGEFAIPYDKEKVREFILKYSVQDLLVQVAEARKLDVAVLNQVRAQSLAEKNAQVVLMPGARDVLAWADQVGIQQFVYTHKGDNAFTILRDLGLESYFTEILTSQSGFTRKPNPEAATYLLDKYQLDPEKTYYIGDRTLDVEFAQNSGIQSINFLESSYEGNHRIQELADIPLIFKVK from the coding sequence ATGCAAAAAACAGCTTTTATTTGGGATTTAGACGGGACTTTATTGGACTCTTATGAAGCGATTTTATCAGGGATTGAGGAGACTTTTGGTGAGTTTGCTATTCCTTATGATAAGGAGAAGGTGAGAGAGTTTATCCTCAAGTATTCTGTGCAGGATTTGCTTGTGCAGGTGGCAGAAGCGCGAAAGCTGGATGTGGCAGTGTTAAATCAGGTGCGTGCCCAGAGTTTGGCTGAGAAGAATGCCCAGGTAGTTTTGATGCCAGGTGCGCGTGATGTGCTAGCTTGGGCAGACCAAGTAGGAATTCAGCAGTTTGTCTATACTCATAAGGGGGACAACGCTTTTACCATTCTCAGAGATTTGGGGTTGGAGTCCTATTTTACAGAGATTCTAACCAGTCAGAGTGGCTTTACGCGCAAGCCTAATCCGGAAGCGGCTACCTATCTGTTAGACAAGTATCAGTTGGATCCTGAGAAAACCTATTATATAGGGGATCGGACTCTGGATGTGGAATTTGCCCAGAATAGTGGTATTCAGAGCATCAATTTTTTAGAGTCATCTTATGAAGGCAATCACAGGATTCAAGAGTTAGCAGATATTCCTCTTATTTTTAAGGTTAAGTGA
- a CDS encoding MATE family efflux transporter, whose protein sequence is MFKKNKDILNIALPAMGENFLQMLMGMVDSYLVAHLGLIAISGVSVAGNIITIYQAIFIALGAAISSVISKSLGQKDQSKLAYHVTEALKITLLLSTLLGALSLFAGQEMIGLLGTEKEVAESGGLYLSLVGGSIVLLGLMTSLGALIRATHNPRLPLYISFLSNALNILFSSLAIFVLDMGIAGVAWGTILSRLVGLVILWLQLKLPYAKPTFGLDKDLLTLAIPAAGERLMMRAGDVVIIALVVSFGTEAVAGNAVGEVLTQFNYMPAFGVATATVMQVARAVGEDDWKRVASLSKQTFWLSLVLMLPLTFSIYALGIPLTHLYTTDSLAVEASVLVALFSLLGTPMTIGTVIYTAVWQGLGNARLPFYATSIGMWCIRIGTGYLMGIVLGWGLPGIWAGTLLDNGFRWLFLRYRYQRYMSLKG, encoded by the coding sequence TTGTTTAAGAAAAATAAAGACATTCTTAATATTGCCTTGCCAGCTATGGGCGAAAACTTTTTGCAGATGCTCATGGGTATGGTGGACAGTTATCTGGTTGCTCACTTGGGTTTGATAGCTATTTCGGGTGTATCAGTAGCTGGCAATATTATCACGATTTATCAGGCGATTTTCATTGCTCTGGGAGCTGCTATTTCCAGTGTTATTTCAAAAAGTTTAGGGCAGAAGGATCAGTCGAAGTTGGCTTATCACGTGACAGAGGCTCTCAAGATAACCCTATTGCTGAGTACACTGTTAGGCGCCTTATCGCTCTTTGCTGGGCAAGAGATGATAGGACTTTTGGGAACTGAGAAGGAGGTAGCTGAGAGTGGTGGGCTCTACCTATCTTTGGTAGGCGGATCGATTGTTCTCTTGGGCTTGATGACCAGTCTAGGTGCCTTGATTCGTGCAACGCATAATCCGCGTCTACCCCTCTATATTAGTTTTTTATCCAATGCCTTGAATATTCTTTTTTCCAGTCTAGCTATTTTTGTTCTGGATATGGGGATAGCTGGTGTTGCTTGGGGGACTATTCTGTCTCGTTTGGTTGGTCTTGTGATTTTGTGGTTACAATTAAAACTTCCTTATGCGAAGCCAACTTTTGGACTGGATAAAGACTTACTGACTTTGGCAATACCAGCAGCTGGAGAGCGACTCATGATGCGGGCTGGAGATGTCGTGATCATTGCCTTGGTTGTTTCTTTTGGGACGGAGGCAGTTGCTGGGAATGCAGTCGGAGAAGTCTTGACCCAGTTTAACTACATGCCTGCCTTTGGCGTCGCTACGGCAACAGTCATGCAAGTGGCACGAGCGGTTGGAGAAGATGATTGGAAAAGAGTCGCTAGTTTGAGCAAACAAACCTTTTGGCTTTCTCTGGTACTCATGTTACCCTTGACCTTCAGTATCTATGCTTTGGGTATACCACTAACTCATCTCTATACGACTGATTCTCTAGCGGTTGAAGCTAGTGTTTTGGTGGCACTTTTCTCTCTACTAGGAACTCCTATGACGATAGGAACAGTCATCTATACGGCAGTTTGGCAGGGATTGGGAAATGCTCGGCTTCCCTTTTATGCGACAAGTATAGGAATGTGGTGTATCCGCATTGGAACAGGATATCTGATGGGGATTGTGCTTGGTTGGGGCTTGCCTGGTATTTGGGCAGGAACTCTCTTGGATAATGGTTTTCGCTGGTTATTTCTACGCTATCGTTACCAGCGCTATATGAGCTTGAAAGGATAG
- the thrC gene encoding threonine synthase, which produces MTLVYQSTRDANNTVTASQAILQGLATDGGLFTPLTYPKIDLDFDKLKDASYQEVAKLVLSAFLDDFTAEELDYCINNAYDSKFDTPAIAPLVKLDGQYNLELFHGSTIAFKDMALSILPYFMTTAAKKHGLENKIVILTATSGDTGKAAMAGFADVPGTEIIVFYPKDGVSKVQELQMTTQTGDNTHVIAIDGNFDDAQTNVKHMFNDVVLRERLAANKLQFSSANSMNIGRLVPQIVYYVYAYAKLIKSGEIVAGDKVNFTVPTGNFGNILAAFYAKQIGLPVGKLICASNDNNVLTDFFKTRVYDKKREFKVTTSPSMDILVSSNLERLIFHLLDNNAVKTAELMNALNTQGQYELTDFDAVILDLFAAEYATEEETAAEIKRVYESDSYIEDPHTAVASAVYKKYQAATGDVTKTVIASTASPYKFPVVAVEAVTGESGLTDFEALAQLHEISGVVVPPAVDGLETAPVRHKTTVAAADMQAAVESYLGL; this is translated from the coding sequence ATGACATTAGTTTATCAATCAACGCGTGATGCCAACAATACAGTAACTGCTAGCCAAGCTATTTTGCAAGGTTTGGCGACGGACGGCGGTTTGTTTACACCGCTTACTTATCCAAAGATAGATTTGGACTTTGACAAATTGAAAGATGCTTCTTACCAAGAAGTAGCTAAGTTAGTTTTGTCAGCATTTTTAGATGACTTTACAGCTGAGGAGTTGGACTACTGTATCAACAATGCCTACGATAGCAAATTTGATACTCCAGCTATCGCGCCATTAGTGAAATTAGACGGGCAATATAACTTGGAACTTTTCCATGGTTCAACAATTGCTTTTAAGGATATGGCCTTGTCTATTTTGCCATACTTTATGACAACAGCTGCTAAGAAGCATGGTTTGGAGAACAAGATTGTCATCTTAACAGCAACATCTGGTGATACTGGGAAAGCTGCTATGGCAGGATTTGCAGATGTACCTGGTACTGAGATTATCGTCTTTTATCCAAAGGATGGTGTCAGCAAGGTTCAAGAGTTGCAAATGACCACTCAGACTGGTGATAATACTCATGTTATCGCTATTGATGGTAACTTTGACGATGCGCAAACAAATGTGAAGCATATGTTTAACGATGTGGTTCTTCGTGAAAGATTAGCGGCCAACAAGTTGCAATTTTCATCTGCAAACTCTATGAATATCGGTCGTTTGGTGCCACAGATTGTTTATTATGTTTATGCCTATGCTAAGTTGATTAAGTCTGGTGAGATTGTGGCTGGTGATAAGGTCAACTTCACAGTACCAACTGGAAACTTTGGAAATATCTTGGCTGCCTTTTATGCTAAGCAAATTGGTCTACCAGTTGGCAAATTAATCTGTGCTTCAAATGACAACAATGTTTTGACAGACTTCTTCAAGACACGTGTTTACGACAAGAAGCGTGAGTTTAAGGTAACAACTAGTCCATCTATGGATATTTTGGTATCTTCAAACTTGGAGCGCTTGATTTTCCATCTTTTGGATAATAATGCGGTTAAGACAGCTGAACTTATGAATGCCTTGAACACGCAAGGTCAATATGAGTTGACAGACTTTGATGCAGTGATTTTGGACCTCTTTGCAGCTGAATATGCGACTGAGGAAGAGACGGCAGCAGAAATCAAGCGCGTTTATGAGTCAGATTCTTATATCGAGGATCCACATACGGCGGTTGCCTCAGCAGTTTATAAAAAATACCAAGCTGCTACTGGAGATGTAACTAAGACAGTGATTGCTTCAACAGCTAGTCCATACAAGTTCCCGGTAGTTGCTGTAGAAGCGGTAACAGGGGAATCAGGCTTGACAGACTTTGAAGCCTTGGCTCAATTACATGAAATCTCAGGAGTAGTTGTGCCACCTGCAGTTGATGGGCTTGAGACAGCTCCTGTTCGTCACAAGACAACAGTAGCAGCTGCTGACATGCAAGCAGCGGTTGAGTCTTATCTAGGACTTTAA
- a CDS encoding gamma-glutamylcysteine synthetase — MSRSIDLLKHRYLKNIKENPELFVGIELEYPVTNLEGDATDTEVIKGLFRYLVSALNLAVEKVDDFGTPIQLVEPVSQDAILFEVSYTTIEFAFGKAETIQEVENRFNNYMDVIQKKLAESNHAIVGCGIHPNWDKNENCPVAYPRYRMLMDYLNLSSNVTDSYLHQFPEYGAFICGSQVQLDVSKSNYLRVINAFTQIEGAKAYLFANSEFTGTDWDTKISRDIFWEESMHGIYTENVGVNARLFNDEADFFDYLDHSAIFTAERDGQTYYFYPIQARDYLATSEIQAYALNGDEVLIYPQEKDFETHRSYQYQDLTTRGTVEFRSVCTQPLDRTFASAAFHLGLLCNLDKLEAYLETAPFFKEFGRDYKFLRRQFSKKKLAYEEKTAIIEFSKDLLLLAEEGLEMRNKQEMTYLQPLKEELSI; from the coding sequence ATGTCTCGTTCTATCGATTTATTAAAACATCGGTATTTGAAAAATATTAAAGAAAATCCTGAATTGTTTGTCGGGATTGAGCTGGAATATCCTGTTACAAATTTAGAAGGGGATGCTACAGATACTGAAGTTATCAAAGGATTATTCCGATATTTAGTTTCTGCTTTGAATTTAGCTGTAGAAAAGGTAGATGATTTTGGGACTCCTATTCAGTTAGTGGAGCCAGTAAGTCAGGATGCTATTTTATTTGAAGTTTCCTATACCACGATAGAGTTTGCATTTGGTAAGGCTGAAACGATTCAAGAGGTAGAAAATCGTTTCAACAATTATATGGATGTAATTCAGAAAAAGTTAGCTGAATCAAATCATGCTATTGTTGGCTGTGGTATTCATCCCAACTGGGATAAAAATGAGAATTGTCCAGTGGCTTATCCACGGTATCGCATGTTGATGGACTATTTGAATTTGAGTAGCAACGTGACTGACTCATACTTACATCAATTCCCTGAATATGGTGCTTTTATCTGTGGGAGCCAGGTTCAGTTGGATGTTTCAAAGTCTAACTACTTACGAGTGATTAATGCTTTTACCCAAATTGAAGGGGCTAAGGCTTATTTATTTGCAAATTCTGAGTTTACAGGTACGGATTGGGATACGAAAATTTCAAGGGATATTTTCTGGGAAGAATCCATGCATGGTATCTATACAGAGAATGTTGGGGTTAATGCTAGACTCTTTAATGATGAAGCTGATTTTTTTGACTATCTAGATCATTCTGCAATTTTTACTGCGGAACGTGATGGACAAACCTATTATTTTTATCCGATTCAGGCTAGGGACTATTTGGCTACATCTGAAATCCAAGCATATGCTCTTAATGGGGATGAGGTTCTTATTTACCCTCAAGAGAAAGACTTTGAAACTCATCGTAGTTATCAGTACCAAGACTTAACGACTCGAGGAACAGTTGAGTTTCGTAGTGTGTGTACACAGCCACTTGATAGGACTTTTGCTTCTGCTGCCTTTCACTTGGGATTGTTGTGTAATTTAGACAAGTTAGAAGCTTACTTAGAAACAGCACCTTTCTTTAAAGAATTTGGTCGTGATTACAAGTTTTTAAGACGACAATTTTCTAAGAAAAAGCTAGCATATGAGGAGAAAACTGCGATTATAGAGTTTTCCAAAGACTTACTACTACTAGCTGAGGAAGGACTGGAGATGAGAAATAAGCAAGAAATGACCTATTTACAGCCTTTGAAAGAAGAATTGAGCATATAA
- a CDS encoding cytidine deaminase gives MDIWEKMYEEAQKLYDPHEVSDFVYANHVVAAVEAEDGQIFTGFCMEGTCGVFHLCAERAALFNMYQFSGRTKVKKVLAFRDKPPYGGSSAMPCGACREFLLELNAENKDAEFMMDYDTRKTVKVAELIPYWWGEERASKFNNQ, from the coding sequence ATGGACATCTGGGAAAAGATGTATGAAGAAGCACAGAAACTATACGATCCACATGAAGTATCTGATTTTGTTTATGCTAATCATGTCGTTGCCGCAGTAGAAGCAGAAGATGGACAAATATTTACAGGATTCTGTATGGAGGGAACTTGTGGTGTTTTCCATCTCTGCGCAGAGCGGGCAGCACTCTTCAATATGTACCAATTTTCGGGACGAACTAAGGTTAAAAAAGTCTTAGCCTTTCGAGATAAACCACCTTATGGTGGAAGTTCAGCCATGCCTTGCGGTGCCTGTAGAGAATTCCTTTTAGAGCTTAATGCTGAAAATAAAGATGCAGAATTCATGATGGACTACGATACAAGAAAGACGGTGAAAGTCGCAGAACTAATCCCCTATTGGTGGGGAGAAGAACGTGCTTCCAAGTTTAATAATCAATAG
- the gltX gene encoding glutamate--tRNA ligase, whose amino-acid sequence MSKDIRVRYAPSPTGLLHIGNARTALFNYLYARHHGGTFIIRIEDTDRKRHVEDGERSQLENLRWLGMDWDESPETHENYRQSERLDLYQKYINQLLAEGKAYKSYVTEEELAAERERQEAAGETPRYINEYIGMSEEEKVAYITEREAAGIIPTVRLAVNESGIYKWHDMVKGDIEFEGGNIGGDWVIQKKDGYPTYNFAVVIDDHDMQISHVIRGDDHIANTPKQLMVYEALGWEAPEFGHMTLIINSETGKKLSKRDTNTLQFIEDYRKKGYLPEAVFNFIALLGWNPGGEDEIFSREELIKLFDENRLSKSPAAFDQKKLDWMSNDYIKNADLETIFEMAKPFLEEAGRLTDKAEKLVELYKPQMKSVDEIIPLTDLFFSDFPELTEAEREIMAGETVPTVLESFKAKLEAMTDDEFVTENIFPQIKAVQKETGIKGKNLFMPIRIAVSGEMHGPELPDTIFLLGREKSIQHIENMLKEISK is encoded by the coding sequence ATGTCAAAAGATATCCGCGTACGTTACGCACCAAGTCCAACAGGACTATTACACATCGGAAATGCCCGTACAGCATTGTTCAACTACTTGTATGCGCGCCATCATGGTGGAACTTTTATCATTCGTATTGAAGATACTGACCGAAAACGTCATGTTGAGGATGGTGAACGTTCACAGCTTGAAAACCTTCGTTGGTTAGGCATGGATTGGGATGAAAGCCCAGAAACACATGAAAACTACCGCCAGTCTGAACGTTTGGACTTGTATCAAAAATACATCAATCAACTATTAGCTGAAGGAAAAGCCTACAAATCTTACGTTACAGAAGAAGAGCTGGCAGCTGAACGCGAACGCCAAGAAGCAGCTGGTGAAACACCTCGTTATATCAACGAATACATCGGTATGAGTGAAGAGGAAAAAGTGGCTTACATCACAGAACGTGAAGCAGCAGGGATCATCCCAACCGTTCGCTTGGCTGTCAATGAGTCAGGTATCTACAAGTGGCATGATATGGTTAAAGGCGATATCGAATTTGAAGGTGGCAATATCGGTGGTGACTGGGTTATTCAAAAGAAAGACGGTTACCCAACTTACAACTTTGCCGTTGTCATCGATGACCATGATATGCAAATTTCTCACGTAATCCGTGGAGACGACCACATTGCTAATACACCAAAACAGCTCATGGTTTATGAAGCACTTGGTTGGGAAGCTCCAGAGTTTGGTCACATGACTTTGATTATCAACTCTGAAACTGGGAAAAAATTGTCTAAACGTGACACCAACACCCTTCAGTTTATCGAAGACTACCGTAAAAAAGGCTATTTACCAGAAGCAGTCTTTAACTTTATTGCTCTTCTTGGTTGGAACCCAGGTGGCGAAGATGAGATTTTCTCTCGTGAAGAACTCATTAAACTTTTCGATGAAAACCGCCTGAGCAAGTCTCCAGCAGCCTTTGACCAGAAAAAACTAGACTGGATGAGCAATGATTATATCAAGAATGCAGACCTAGAAACTATCTTTGAAATGGCAAAACCATTTCTAGAAGAAGCAGGTCGATTGACTGACAAGGCTGAAAAATTAGTTGAGCTCTATAAACCACAAATGAAATCAGTTGATGAAATTATTCCATTGACAGATCTCTTCTTCTCAGATTTCCCAGAATTGACCGAAGCAGAGCGCGAGATCATGGCAGGTGAAACAGTCCCAACAGTTCTTGAATCCTTCAAAGCAAAACTTGAAGCGATGACAGATGATGAATTTGTAACAGAGAATATCTTCCCACAAATTAAAGCAGTCCAAAAAGAAACAGGTATTAAAGGAAAAAATCTCTTCATGCCAATTCGTATTGCTGTTTCAGGTGAAATGCATGGACCAGAATTGCCAGATACTATCTTCTTGTTAGGTCGTGAAAAATCAATCCAGCATATCGAAAATATGTTAAAGGAAATCTCTAAGTAA
- a CDS encoding glucose-6-phosphate isomerase: MSHIKFDYSKVLDKFVAPHEVEYMQSQVTAADELIRKGTGAGSDFLGWLDLPENYDREEFDRILKAAEQIKSDSDVLVVIGIGGSYLGAKAAIDFLNHHFANLQTKEERKAPQILYAGNSISSTYLADLVEYVADKDFSVNVISKSGTTTEPAIAFRVFKELLVKKYGQEEANKRIYATTDRQKGAVKVEADANGWETFVVPDDIGGRFSVLTAVGLLPIAASGADIKALMEGANAARKDYTSDKISENEAYQYAAVRNILYRKGYATEILVNYEPSLQYFSEWWKQLAGESEGKDQKGIYPTSANFSTDLHSLGQFIQEGTRIMFETVVRVDKPRKNVIIPSLEEDLDGLGYLQGKDVDFVNKKATDGVLLAHTDGDVPNMYVTLPEQDAFTLGYTIYFFELAIALSGYLNAINPFDQPGVEAYKRNMFALLEKPGFEELSKELNARL; the protein is encoded by the coding sequence ATGTCACATATTAAATTTGATTATTCAAAAGTTTTAGACAAATTTGTTGCACCACATGAAGTGGAATACATGCAATCACAAGTAACAGCAGCAGATGAATTGATCCGTAAAGGAACTGGTGCTGGTAGCGACTTCTTGGGATGGTTGGATCTTCCTGAAAACTACGACCGCGAAGAATTTGACCGTATCTTGAAAGCTGCTGAGCAAATCAAATCAGACAGCGATGTTTTGGTTGTGATCGGTATCGGTGGATCTTACCTTGGTGCTAAAGCAGCAATCGACTTCTTGAACCACCACTTTGCTAACTTGCAAACAAAAGAAGAACGCAAAGCTCCACAAATCCTTTACGCAGGAAATTCAATCTCATCTACTTACCTTGCTGACTTGGTAGAGTATGTTGCAGACAAAGACTTCTCAGTAAACGTGATTTCTAAATCAGGTACAACAACTGAACCAGCTATCGCTTTCCGTGTCTTCAAAGAACTCTTGGTTAAGAAATACGGTCAAGAAGAAGCCAACAAACGTATCTATGCAACAACTGACCGCCAAAAAGGTGCTGTTAAGGTTGAGGCAGACGCTAACGGTTGGGAAACATTTGTTGTTCCAGATGATATCGGTGGACGCTTCTCAGTATTGACAGCCGTTGGCTTGCTTCCAATCGCAGCATCAGGAGCTGACATCAAAGCCCTTATGGAAGGTGCGAATGCAGCTCGCAAAGACTACACTTCAGATAAAATCTCTGAAAACGAAGCTTACCAATACGCAGCAGTTCGTAACATCCTTTACCGTAAAGGTTATGCAACTGAGATTTTGGTAAACTACGAGCCATCACTTCAATACTTCTCAGAGTGGTGGAAACAATTGGCTGGTGAATCAGAAGGAAAAGACCAAAAAGGTATCTACCCAACTTCAGCCAACTTCTCAACTGACTTGCACTCACTTGGTCAATTTATCCAAGAAGGAACTCGTATCATGTTTGAAACAGTTGTCCGTGTTGACAAACCTCGTAAAAACGTGATTATCCCTAGCTTGGAAGAAGACCTTGATGGACTTGGTTACCTTCAAGGAAAAGACGTTGACTTTGTAAACAAAAAAGCGACTGACGGTGTTCTTCTTGCCCACACAGACGGTGATGTACCAAACATGTACGTGACTCTTCCAGAGCAAGACGCTTTCACTCTTGGTTATACAATCTACTTCTTCGAATTGGCTATCGCTCTTTCAGGTTACTTGAATGCTATCAACCCATTTGACCAACCAGGTGTTGAAGCCTACAAACGTAACATGTTCGCCCTTCTTGAAAAACCAGGATTTGAAGAATTGAGCAAAGAACTTAACGCACGTCTATAA